The following are from one region of the Nicotiana tabacum cultivar K326 chromosome 3, ASM71507v2, whole genome shotgun sequence genome:
- the LOC107794176 gene encoding putative xyloglucan endotransglucosylase/hydrolase protein 7 → MISSSSLYYSPVIVILLYALTFSFSVSARPATFLQDFKVAWADSHIKQIDGGKAIQLILDQNSGCGFASKSKYLFGRVSMKIKLVPGDSAGTVTAFYMNSDTDNVRDELDFEFLGNRSGQPYTVQTNVYVHGKGDKEQRINLWFDPSADFHTYTILWNHHHTVFYVDAVPIRVYKNNEAKGIPFPKFQPMGVYSTLWEADDWATRGGLEKINWSKSPFYAYYKDFDIEGCAMPGPANCASNPRNWWEGANYQQLSAVEARQYRWVRTNHMIYDYCTDKSRNPVPPPECVAGI, encoded by the exons ATGATTTCCTCTTCTTCCTTATATTATTCACCTGTCATTGTAATATTGCTATATGCCTTGACCTTTTCATTTTCAGTGAGTGCACGACCCGCCACTTTTTTACAGGACTTTAAAGTGGCATGGGCTGACTCTCACATCAAGCAAATCGATGGCGGCAAGGCTATACAGCTTATACTCGACCAAAACTCAG GATGTGGGTTTGCTTCCAAAAGCAAATACCTCTTTGGACGTGTTAGCATGAAGATCAAGCTCGTTCCTGGTGACTCTGCTGGAACTGTCACCGCCTTTTAC ATGAACTCGGACACAGATAACGTAAGGGACGAGCTAGACTTCGAGTTCTTGGGAAACAGGTCAGGCCAGCCGTACACTGTCCAAACGAATGTTTATGTCCATGGAAAGGGTGacaaggaacaaaggatcaacctTTGGTTCGATCCATCCGCTGATTTTCATACCTACACCATTCTTTGGAACCACCATCACACTGT ATTCTACGTGGACGCAGTACCCATTAGAGTGTACAAGAATAACGAAGCAAAAGGAATCCCATTCCCTAAATTCCAACCCATGGGAGTGTACTCAACATTGTGGGAAGCCGACGACTGGGCAACAAGAGGTGGATTAGAGAAAATAAATTGGAGCAAATCCCCATTTTACGCATACTACAAGGACTTTGACATAGAGGGATGTGCAATGCCAGGACCAGCAAACTGTGCCTCAAATCCACGCAATTGGTGGGAAGGTGCTAATTACCAACAGCTCAGTGCTGTGGAAGCAAGGCAATATCGCTGGGTTAGAACGAACCACATGATCTATGATTATTGCACTGACAAATCCAGAAATCCAGTTCCCCCACCAGAATGTGTGGCCGGAATATGA